The sequence below is a genomic window from Streptomyces sp. NBC_00582.
CCTGCCTGAGCACGGCTCCGGTGTCCGCGTCGCAGACGACGATACGAGTGAAATCGGGCGAACTGTCCAGCCCGGCGACTATCCCCATAACGAAAATTCTGCCGCACGCGCCGCCGAGGTTGAGCCGCGTAGACCGTGGAGGGCTCGCGGGTGTCGCGGGTGCGGCCGCGTCGTGGCTGGTCGCGCAGTTCCCCGCGCCCCGTGGGGCGTCGTTGTGATCGGTGTCGCAGAGGAACTGTTACGTGGTGCTGGTGCCCCAGTCGTCCTCGGCGCCGTTGTGGGCGCTGCGGTCGCGCAGGGAGCGGACCCGGCCGGCCACGGACTCGGGCATGCGGTCGCCGACCTTGGTGCTGACCGCGTGGTACGCCTTGCCCGCGTACTGGCGGCCCTGCTGGGCGGCCGTCTCGGCGGTGTTGCGTACGGCGGGGTTCTGCGCGACCTGCCGCGCGGACTTCTTCAGCTGCTCGTAGCGCTCACGACCGGCGCGCGTGCCCAGCACGTAACCGACGGTGAGCCCGACGAGGAACGTCAGCTTGTAGCGCATGGCGGCCACCCTTCCCTTCGTAGGTTCCTGGTGCGGCGTCGGCGCCGGGGGGAACCGATTGGCGGAGCACCCCCCTGCTTGCGCTAATGTATGTGTCGCAGCGAGCGCCCGCCCCCTGGCGAATACCCAGGTAGGCACGTTCGATGCAACGAGGCATTCCTCCGTAGCTCAATTGGCAGAGCAGCCGGCTGTTAACCGGCAGGTTACTGGTTCGAGTCCAGTCGGGGGAGCTCGGTCCTCCGTAGCTCAATTGGCAGAGCAGCCGGCTGTTAACCGGCAGGTTACTGGTTCGAGTCCAGTCGGGGGAGCATCGTGAACGAGGACCCCGTAGGGGTCCTTTTTCATGTCGGTGTCACGCCGACGGGAACCGCGCAGGCCGCAGCGCGGTCCCCATGGTCATGCAGGGCCGACCGGCGAAGCGTGAGATCGTATGAGCGGCTATGCTGCGGCACACGGCGCGTACACATGTACGCGACACGCCGCTATGGGGCGGTAGCTCAGCCGGTTAGAGCAGCGGACTCATAATCCGTCGGCCGTGGGTTCGAGTCCCACCCGCCCCACTGTGCAGGCCTATGACCTGCGGAAACGTCTCATCTGGGGTGCGGATTCAGGACTTTGGGCTGCGGGGCTGAATCCGCTGCTCGTGAGTTCAACTCCGCCACTGTCAGTGTGCGTTGGGATTGCTTTGACCTGCGCAGACGTATCGGCCTAGGGCTGGAGGATGGCGCCGTAGGGGCTGTACGAGCCTCTGGACGTCGAATTCTGGACGCTGGCTGGGCACGAGCATTCGGAAGTAGTGCCCGGTGACCCAGGGCGTCGGGAGACGGCCCAGGCCACTGCCGACTGACCGCCAGGCGGGCGGTCAGTCAGAAGCTCGGTGCCCGTCGGTACCGCGCGAGCTCTACTGCCTGAGGTCGATCTTGCGGACCGGCTGACCTGTCGTGCGGGCGATGGTGTCGAAGTCGCGGTCGTAGTGGAGGAGGGTGAGTCCCGCTTCCTCGGCCGCGGCGGCCACGAGGAGATCGACGGGGCCCGCGCTGCGGTGCTCCCCCTTGGCGGTCAGTTGTTCCTGGATGACGCGGGAGCGGCGGTAGACGCCGTCGGGCATGGGACACCAGGCGTAGTGGGCGTC
It includes:
- a CDS encoding PIN domain nuclease, translating into MTVADYLIDTSALARVLLRQNTAEWDDRIAAGLVAICDLTELEVLYSARSAMDRTRLKAALDAHYAWCPMPDGVYRRSRVIQEQLTAKGEHRSAGPVDLLVAAAAEEAGLTLLHYDRDFDTIARTTGQPVRKIDLRQ
- a CDS encoding YtxH domain-containing protein, translating into MRYKLTFLVGLTVGYVLGTRAGRERYEQLKKSARQVAQNPAVRNTAETAAQQGRQYAGKAYHAVSTKVGDRMPESVAGRVRSLRDRSAHNGAEDDWGTSTT